Proteins from a genomic interval of Calorimonas adulescens:
- the rlmN gene encoding 23S rRNA (adenine(2503)-C(2))-methyltransferase RlmN, which yields MNKEDIKDYTIEELRGIVVELGEPGYRADQVFEWIYKDVNDFDDMTNLPRSLRGRLSDRYFIFKSNVMKEENYKDACKFLVSLEDSNSIETVLLSYKYGYTLCASSQVGCKMGCSFCASTINGFVRNLKPGEMVEQIMAVQRLKGVRISRVVLMGSGEPLDNYDNVLRFVRIINEKKGLNIGARHITISTCGIVPGIYKLADEGLQLTLAVSLHAASDEKRMSIMPINRAYPIKDIIASIKYYIEHTNKRVTFEYSMIRDFNDKEEDAETLALLIRGLLCHVNLIPVNRIEETEFLPSTTERVKRFKEKLEKFGINVTVRRSLGGKINAACGQLRRSYLEKRE from the coding sequence ATGAATAAAGAAGATATTAAGGATTACACAATTGAGGAGTTAAGAGGAATAGTGGTAGAGCTCGGTGAACCAGGGTACAGGGCGGATCAGGTATTTGAATGGATTTACAAGGATGTGAATGATTTTGACGATATGACCAACCTTCCTAGGAGTTTAAGGGGGAGATTGAGTGATCGGTATTTTATATTTAAATCAAACGTAATGAAAGAAGAAAACTATAAAGATGCGTGTAAATTCTTGGTTTCACTTGAGGATAGCAACTCAATTGAAACAGTGCTATTAAGCTACAAATATGGTTACACCCTTTGTGCGTCAAGCCAGGTGGGGTGCAAAATGGGGTGTAGCTTTTGTGCTTCAACAATAAATGGCTTTGTTAGGAACTTAAAACCTGGGGAAATGGTTGAACAAATAATGGCTGTACAAAGATTAAAAGGCGTACGGATTTCTCGTGTTGTACTAATGGGAAGTGGAGAACCACTGGATAATTATGATAATGTCTTGCGTTTTGTAAGAATAATAAACGAAAAGAAGGGGCTGAATATAGGGGCAAGACATATTACAATTTCAACCTGTGGGATTGTACCTGGTATCTATAAGCTTGCTGATGAAGGATTACAATTGACCCTTGCTGTGTCGTTACATGCAGCATCGGATGAGAAGCGAATGTCGATAATGCCGATCAATAGAGCTTATCCAATAAAAGATATAATTGCTTCAATAAAATATTATATAGAACACACTAACAAAAGGGTCACCTTTGAATATTCTATGATAAGAGACTTTAATGATAAAGAAGAAGATGCTGAAACACTTGCTCTGTTGATAAGGGGGCTCCTTTGCCATGTAAACTTGATACCAGTTAATAGGATTGAAGAGACTGAGTTTTTACCGTCTACAACAGAAAGGGTAAAACGGTTTAAAGAAAAGCTCGAAAAATTCGGTATTAATGTTACTGTTCGCAGGTCTCTGGGAGGGAAAATCAATGCTGCATGTGGTCAGCTGAGAAGAAGTTATTTAGAGAAACGG
- the rsmB gene encoding 16S rRNA (cytosine(967)-C(5))-methyltransferase RsmB: protein MESAREAALNIISDVLKPRGFQSFDPNKELNIDVDDERDRRLALEIAYGVIERKNTLDYILEQYLSRAIDEVDIVVINILRMGLYQIIYLDRIPPSAAVNESVNLAKKYSNAGAARMVNAVLRNFLRNGRFYKLPPKDDRVKYLSIVYSHPEWVVKRWLDEFGYEFTIDLLEADNKRLPIAIRANTLKMEPKFLINKLKNEGIEAERGNYLDEAIIIKKFNRLENLQSYKEGLFYIQDEASMLVSHVLNPREGEFIVDVCSAPGGKTTHIAELMKNKGHIIARDVHKHKLKIVNENAERLGIKIIETQLYDATTVDENLIEKADRVLVDAPCSGLGTIRHRPDIRWNKHISDIHKISALQKIILRNASQYVKKGGILVYSTCTIEKEENIDVINDFLEKNSDFRLIDFNDLLPSNLMLRDSGTGYITLYPSLNQTDGFFIAKMSRLG from the coding sequence GTGGAAAGTGCAAGAGAAGCAGCATTAAATATAATAAGTGATGTGTTAAAACCAAGAGGATTCCAGTCTTTTGATCCAAACAAAGAGCTCAATATAGATGTTGATGATGAACGCGATAGAAGATTAGCTTTAGAAATTGCCTATGGCGTGATTGAGCGAAAGAATACCCTTGATTATATTCTGGAGCAATACCTGTCACGGGCCATAGATGAGGTAGACATAGTAGTTATCAATATATTGAGGATGGGCCTTTATCAGATTATTTATCTTGACCGGATTCCTCCATCAGCGGCTGTAAACGAATCTGTAAACCTTGCAAAGAAATATAGCAATGCAGGTGCTGCCAGGATGGTAAATGCTGTTTTAAGAAATTTTTTACGTAATGGCAGATTTTATAAACTGCCCCCAAAAGATGATAGGGTTAAATATCTATCCATAGTGTATTCTCATCCTGAATGGGTGGTAAAAAGATGGCTTGATGAATTTGGTTACGAGTTTACTATTGATTTACTGGAAGCAGATAATAAAAGGTTGCCCATTGCTATAAGGGCAAATACATTAAAGATGGAACCAAAGTTCCTTATAAATAAATTGAAAAATGAAGGTATAGAGGCAGAACGTGGCAACTACCTTGATGAGGCCATAATAATAAAAAAATTTAATCGTCTGGAAAATCTTCAATCCTATAAAGAGGGTTTGTTTTACATTCAGGATGAGGCATCCATGCTGGTATCACATGTATTAAATCCAAGGGAAGGAGAATTTATTGTTGATGTTTGCAGTGCTCCGGGTGGAAAGACAACTCATATCGCTGAACTTATGAAGAATAAGGGGCATATTATAGCAAGAGATGTGCACAAACATAAGTTGAAAATTGTAAATGAGAATGCGGAAAGGCTTGGCATTAAGATTATTGAAACACAACTTTATGATGCTACAACAGTTGATGAGAACTTAATTGAAAAGGCTGATAGAGTTTTAGTGGATGCTCCATGCAGTGGTTTGGGGACAATAAGACACAGACCAGATATTAGATGGAATAAACACATTAGTGATATACACAAGATATCAGCACTGCAAAAAATAATTCTTAGAAATGCATCACAGTATGTAAAAAAGGGCGGCATATTGGTGTATAGCACATGTACTATCGAAAAAGAAGAGAATATAGACGTCATAAACGATTTTTTAGAGAAAAATAGTGATTTTAGATTAATTGATTTTAATGATTTGTTACCATCCAATTTGATGTTAAGGGATTCTGGCACAGGCTATATCACCCTTTATCCATCATTAAATCAGACCGATGGTTTTTTCATAGCAAAAATGAGTAGATTGGGTTAG
- a CDS encoding DUF6391 domain-containing protein: MYLFFLLFFPILVFILLNLIILPFQFTVRSLLNIVTIPVEIYRIAVNKVVRQNHALEHATINVIEEKYDGIFNLSGYALTDGFIIRGNAPADMVYEAAKVGSMRLKRGERYLAVHKRCGTSIAVTNFISSIIFLVLLFKYGYFNLFNIIIAIVLASLIGPLFGKYVQLYLTTAQDVKNMDIINITDNTQPVYFWNTSNEYYIQTRRI, from the coding sequence ATGTATTTATTTTTTCTCTTATTCTTTCCCATTTTGGTTTTTATATTATTAAATCTAATAATATTACCATTTCAGTTTACAGTTAGATCTCTTTTGAATATTGTGACGATTCCGGTAGAGATATATCGTATTGCTGTTAATAAAGTAGTAAGGCAAAATCATGCTTTGGAACATGCTACTATAAATGTAATAGAAGAGAAATATGATGGTATCTTTAATCTTAGTGGATACGCCTTAACAGATGGATTCATCATTAGGGGTAATGCTCCAGCTGATATGGTTTATGAGGCTGCTAAAGTTGGAAGCATGAGGCTTAAAAGAGGAGAGAGGTACCTGGCTGTGCACAAGAGATGTGGCACCAGTATTGCGGTTACAAATTTTATTTCTTCAATTATATTTTTAGTACTCTTATTTAAGTATGGCTATTTTAATCTATTTAACATTATCATTGCGATTGTATTAGCCAGTTTAATTGGCCCGCTGTTTGGTAAATATGTCCAGCTATATCTGACAACTGCACAGGATGTAAAAAATATGGACATAATAAATATAACAGATAATACTCAGCCAGTTTATTTTTGGAATACATCAAATGAATACTATATACAAACCCGGAGGATTTAA
- a CDS encoding zinc metallopeptidase — protein sequence MIFDSTFIILIPAMILAIYAQGKVQSTFNKYLKYRNAHGYTGADVARRLLDMNGLYDVPIEVIGGTLTDHYDPSTKVMRLSRDVYSGTSVAAIGVAAHETGHAIQHKEGYIPLTVRNLIVPVANFGSNLAWPLFLIGLIMGIPSLLDFGIILFSAVVIFQIITLPVEFNASNRAIRLLSSENILTDAEIKPAREVLNAAALTYLAATLTAILQLIRLIVLREERD from the coding sequence ATGATATTCGATTCCACCTTCATAATTTTGATACCTGCTATGATTCTCGCAATATATGCGCAAGGGAAGGTACAGAGCACATTCAATAAGTATCTAAAGTATAGAAATGCTCATGGTTATACGGGTGCTGATGTGGCAAGGAGGCTCCTTGACATGAATGGTCTTTATGATGTGCCAATTGAGGTTATAGGTGGTACACTTACTGACCATTATGATCCATCGACAAAGGTTATGAGGCTATCAAGGGATGTGTATTCAGGGACATCTGTTGCTGCTATTGGAGTTGCAGCCCATGAAACGGGTCATGCGATACAACATAAGGAAGGATATATACCGCTGACGGTTAGAAATTTAATTGTGCCAGTTGCAAATTTCGGATCAAATCTGGCCTGGCCGTTGTTTTTAATTGGTTTGATAATGGGTATTCCATCACTTTTAGATTTTGGGATAATATTATTTTCGGCTGTTGTTATATTTCAGATCATAACGCTACCTGTTGAGTTTAATGCAAGCAACAGGGCTATCAGGTTGCTCTCCTCAGAGAATATTCTTACAGATGCTGAAATTAAACCTGCAAGAGAGGTATTAAATGCTGCTGCATTGACATATCTCGCTGCTACACTTACAGCCATATTGCAGCTTATACGCTTAATCGTTTTAAGGGAGGAAAGAGATTAA
- a CDS encoding DUF116 domain-containing protein yields the protein MYGKKRVYIGVLTILTSAVIIFYLTLIYVLLTHNVGLYYYILIGIAAPLTVFLLILVVGTLAVVFSLLKKRPIRKLSDFMSFALNTIYPEVLFVGGLLGIEKEQMMRSFAEINNNLVAARNVKVAPDDILILLPHCLQRSTCVYRITTNINNCRRCGRCDIKGLIEISERYGVRIIAATGGTLARKAVKDYKPKAIVAVACERDLTSGIQDVNGIPVYGVINIRPEGPCYNTRVDLNLVESAVKNFIDGRYYQ from the coding sequence TTGTACGGGAAAAAGAGGGTTTATATTGGTGTATTAACCATACTAACATCAGCTGTTATTATATTCTATCTTACCTTAATTTATGTATTATTGACACACAATGTGGGACTTTATTATTATATCTTAATAGGAATAGCTGCTCCATTAACGGTGTTTTTATTGATTCTTGTTGTGGGAACTCTTGCGGTTGTATTCTCTTTACTCAAGAAAAGACCAATAAGGAAATTGAGCGACTTTATGTCCTTTGCTTTAAATACCATTTATCCGGAGGTATTGTTCGTTGGTGGGCTTTTGGGAATAGAAAAAGAGCAGATGATGAGGTCGTTTGCAGAGATAAATAATAACCTTGTTGCGGCAAGAAATGTTAAAGTGGCTCCGGATGATATACTGATCCTGTTACCACATTGCTTGCAAAGGTCCACTTGTGTGTACAGGATAACCACCAATATAAACAATTGCAGAAGATGTGGTAGATGTGATATAAAAGGACTAATAGAAATCTCGGAACGCTATGGTGTGCGTATAATTGCTGCTACAGGAGGAACCCTGGCAAGGAAAGCGGTTAAGGATTATAAACCCAAGGCAATAGTTGCAGTGGCTTGTGAAAGAGATCTTACAAGTGGGATACAGGATGTCAATGGGATACCGGTCTATGGTGTTATAAATATTAGACCAGAGGGTCCGTGCTATAACACGAGGGTTGATCTTAATCTTGTTGAAAGTGCGGTAAAAAATTTTATCGACGGGAGGTACTATCAATGA
- the fmt gene encoding methionyl-tRNA formyltransferase: MKVVFMGTPEFAVPILRALILSHDVGLVVTQPDRPKGRGRNISSPPVKSLAIEYNIPVVQPTKLKGNIEAYNLIKETKPDIIVVAAYGNILPKEILTLPPMGCINVHASLLPKYRGAAPINWAIINGEKVTGISIVKMSEKLDAGDIILMKPVEISDKDNALTLNSKLSQVGADALIEALNMIENGTAQYLSQDEDEATYAPMLSKDVGHINWGKTKKEIVNLVRGTWPWPGAYFCMNGKVIKVLECSINNEEINGRPGEVVKVDKEGLCVACADGSIRITMLQPEGKRAMSVDEYIRGNRVEAGTILI, from the coding sequence ATGAAGGTTGTGTTTATGGGAACACCCGAGTTTGCCGTACCTATATTAAGGGCACTGATTTTATCTCATGATGTGGGCCTTGTAGTTACACAACCAGATAGGCCAAAAGGACGTGGCAGGAACATATCTTCTCCTCCTGTTAAATCCTTGGCGATAGAATACAATATTCCTGTAGTTCAACCAACCAAACTCAAAGGTAACATTGAGGCCTATAATCTAATTAAAGAGACAAAACCAGATATTATTGTTGTGGCTGCTTATGGCAATATATTACCGAAAGAGATTCTAACGTTGCCGCCTATGGGATGCATAAATGTTCATGCCTCGTTACTCCCTAAATATAGGGGAGCAGCACCAATAAACTGGGCGATCATAAATGGTGAAAAGGTTACAGGTATATCAATAGTAAAAATGAGTGAGAAGCTCGATGCAGGGGATATTATTTTAATGAAACCAGTGGAAATATCTGATAAGGATAATGCACTTACCCTTAATTCAAAACTTTCTCAGGTTGGTGCTGATGCGCTGATAGAGGCATTAAACATGATAGAAAACGGTACAGCTCAATATTTAAGTCAGGATGAAGATGAAGCAACATATGCTCCTATGTTGAGTAAAGATGTTGGTCATATTAATTGGGGAAAAACTAAGAAAGAGATAGTAAACCTTGTAAGAGGCACATGGCCATGGCCTGGAGCATATTTTTGTATGAATGGGAAGGTTATTAAAGTGTTGGAGTGCAGTATAAACAATGAAGAAATAAATGGCAGGCCAGGAGAGGTGGTTAAGGTGGATAAAGAGGGTTTATGTGTAGCATGTGCTGATGGCAGTATAAGGATAACCATGCTTCAACCAGAAGGTAAGAGAGCAATGAGCGTCGATGAATATATCAGGGGAAATAGGGTAGAAGCAGGTACTATTTTAATATAG
- the def gene encoding peptide deformylase, whose translation MALREIRKYEDELLRKKSRTVEEVDDRIRLLIDDMAETMYKADGVGLAAPQVGVLRRVIVVDAGSGLIALVNPEIVASEGEQIGVEGCLSIPDVAGEVARPKILTVRGLNRDGELIEITGEDLLARALSHEIDHLDGVLFIDRVIRYVDAEEEGGIKE comes from the coding sequence ATGGCATTAAGAGAGATTAGAAAATATGAAGATGAACTATTAAGAAAGAAAAGTAGGACCGTCGAAGAGGTTGATGATAGGATAAGGTTATTGATAGATGATATGGCTGAGACCATGTACAAAGCAGATGGGGTTGGCCTTGCGGCTCCCCAGGTAGGTGTGTTGAGGAGAGTAATAGTCGTAGATGCTGGAAGCGGTCTCATTGCATTGGTTAATCCGGAGATAGTTGCGTCAGAGGGTGAACAGATAGGCGTTGAAGGGTGCCTTAGCATTCCGGATGTGGCAGGAGAAGTGGCCAGGCCAAAGATTCTCACTGTTAGAGGACTTAATAGAGATGGGGAACTTATAGAAATCACCGGTGAAGATTTGCTGGCTCGAGCATTATCCCATGAGATTGATCACTTGGATGGGGTATTGTTTATAGATAGGGTTATTAGATACGTTGACGCGGAAGAGGAAGGTGGTATAAAAGAATGA
- the priA gene encoding primosomal protein N', which yields MSWIAGVIVNLSVAKVDKIFDYIVPDELQETIDIGSRVVVPFNNNLVDGFVIEKKYIADTAVELKNIIESIDDIKYFSANMVILAKFIKERYNCLFIDALKCFIPPEVNISLKKKIIISGTADNTNLNDKERAVLEKIITSKKTMYTDEMDGDKKIIDRLRKMGIISYFPEINRGTRHKRVRMIKLKEGMFDDDLKEKEKDFIDYLKEKDWVLASKAVKDTGIDYSFIRRLYKKGVIDYEYRELRRIVKFPRINEKKYELNSSQLKVVSDYYMARKNGKSKFLLFGVSNSGKTDVYMNIAEQMLQDGKSVLILVPEVSLTPQVFARFVNRFGDMVSVFHSRLSNGQHFDEWDRVRRGEVRIAVGTRSAVFLPMKDLGLIVIDEEHDTGFKQSDMHPYYDAKEVAIRRCELENASIILSSSTPSVETYYKAQLGEYELLNLSTRVNDTGMPVFEIVDLRGELKKGNRGILSRKLISELGTCLKNGDQAILFLNKRGYASFVMCKNCGNILKCPHCDIPLKYHSDKKILTCHYCNYNETVMRTCPKCGGTEMEFGGFGTQKIEREINKFFPDARVLRMDRDSIRGLTSINDIFSNFRDGKADILIGTQLVTKGFDFPGVTLAGVILADINLNLPDYKSSENTFQLLVQLGGRVGRRGKKGKVIIQTFNPQNYSIQYAARNDYIGFYQKEIEFRKQFGYPPFMRLGRALCSGPESEQVRKAIEIWYNDIKRLTKNVGAVDIKLLRPVPSPVARINDLYRWQFVLKGTDDREIAVLLSDSLRNIKKLDGVKYMMDVNPVSLM from the coding sequence ATGAGCTGGATAGCAGGTGTGATTGTAAATTTATCTGTTGCCAAAGTGGATAAAATTTTTGACTATATAGTGCCCGATGAGTTACAAGAGACCATTGATATAGGTTCAAGGGTAGTTGTACCTTTTAACAATAATCTGGTTGATGGTTTTGTTATTGAGAAAAAATATATTGCTGATACAGCTGTTGAGCTGAAAAATATAATTGAATCAATAGACGATATAAAGTATTTCAGTGCCAACATGGTTATTCTCGCAAAGTTCATCAAGGAAAGATATAACTGTCTTTTTATTGATGCATTAAAGTGCTTTATACCCCCAGAGGTCAATATTAGCTTAAAAAAGAAAATTATAATAAGTGGCACTGCAGATAATACTAATTTAAATGATAAGGAAAGGGCTGTCCTGGAGAAAATTATTACAAGCAAAAAGACCATGTATACAGATGAGATGGATGGGGATAAGAAAATTATTGATAGGTTAAGGAAAATGGGTATAATAAGTTATTTCCCTGAGATAAATCGTGGTACCAGACATAAAAGGGTCCGAATGATAAAGCTTAAGGAGGGAATGTTTGATGATGACTTAAAGGAAAAAGAAAAAGATTTTATTGATTACCTTAAAGAAAAAGATTGGGTGCTGGCTTCGAAAGCAGTTAAGGATACAGGAATTGACTACTCCTTTATAAGAAGATTGTATAAAAAAGGTGTTATAGATTATGAGTACAGGGAATTGAGACGTATTGTTAAATTTCCAAGGATTAACGAAAAGAAGTATGAGCTAAATTCCTCTCAATTAAAGGTTGTAAGTGATTATTATATGGCAAGAAAAAACGGGAAGAGCAAGTTTTTGCTGTTTGGCGTATCTAACAGTGGAAAAACAGATGTATACATGAATATTGCAGAACAGATGTTACAGGATGGCAAAAGCGTCCTCATACTGGTTCCAGAAGTGTCACTGACCCCACAGGTTTTTGCCAGATTTGTCAATAGATTTGGTGATATGGTATCGGTTTTTCATAGCAGATTATCAAATGGTCAACATTTTGATGAATGGGACAGGGTGAGACGGGGCGAGGTAAGGATTGCTGTTGGCACACGCAGTGCAGTTTTTCTCCCTATGAAGGACCTTGGTCTTATTGTTATAGATGAGGAACATGATACGGGTTTTAAACAATCAGATATGCATCCATATTATGACGCAAAAGAGGTTGCCATAAGAAGATGTGAGTTAGAAAATGCTTCTATTATATTGTCGAGTTCTACACCTTCGGTTGAGACCTATTACAAAGCGCAATTAGGTGAATACGAGTTGCTAAACCTATCAACAAGAGTGAATGATACTGGTATGCCTGTATTTGAGATAGTGGATTTGAGAGGGGAATTAAAGAAGGGAAATAGAGGTATTTTAAGCCGCAAGCTTATATCTGAGCTTGGCACATGCTTAAAAAATGGAGATCAGGCCATACTTTTTTTGAACAAACGAGGTTATGCAAGTTTTGTTATGTGTAAAAATTGTGGTAATATACTTAAGTGCCCTCATTGTGACATACCGTTAAAATATCACTCCGACAAAAAAATCCTGACATGCCATTATTGCAATTACAATGAGACGGTTATGCGTACATGCCCCAAATGTGGTGGTACAGAGATGGAGTTTGGGGGATTTGGTACACAGAAGATAGAGAGGGAGATCAATAAGTTTTTTCCAGATGCCAGGGTTTTGAGGATGGATAGGGATTCTATAAGGGGGCTAACCAGTATAAACGATATTTTTTCTAATTTCAGGGATGGGAAGGCTGACATTCTTATAGGAACCCAGCTTGTTACTAAAGGGTTTGATTTTCCTGGTGTTACATTGGCAGGTGTAATCCTTGCGGATATAAACCTTAATCTACCTGATTATAAATCTTCTGAAAATACCTTCCAGCTCTTAGTTCAGCTTGGGGGTAGGGTAGGAAGAAGAGGCAAAAAAGGCAAGGTTATCATTCAGACTTTTAACCCGCAGAATTATAGCATCCAATATGCGGCACGTAATGATTATATTGGATTTTATCAGAAGGAGATTGAATTCAGAAAGCAATTTGGATATCCGCCTTTCATGAGGCTTGGAAGGGCGTTATGTTCGGGTCCTGAAAGTGAACAGGTTAGAAAAGCGATAGAAATATGGTATAATGATATAAAGAGGTTGACAAAAAATGTTGGTGCAGTCGATATAAAACTGTTACGACCTGTACCCAGCCCAGTTGCAAGGATAAATGATCTATACCGGTGGCAGTTTGTTTTAAAAGGAACTGATGACAGAGAAATAGCAGTGCTTTTATCTGATAGTCTTCGCAATATAAAAAAGTTGGATGGAGTAAAATATATGATGGATGTAAATCCAGTTAGTTTAATGTAG
- the coaBC gene encoding bifunctional phosphopantothenoylcysteine decarboxylase/phosphopantothenate--cysteine ligase CoaBC, which produces MIGVDVLNNKNIVLGVTGSIAAYKAADIVSRLKKLKANVNVIMTESATKFISPLTLQILSSNYVAVGMFDEVKSWEIEHISLATKADIFVIAPATANIIGKIANGIADDLLTTTVMATKAPVLIAPAMNVNMYENKITQENINKLKSLGYKFIEPATGILACGVYGKGKLADVDDIISGIVETLSVTQHKDLAGVHLIVTAGPTQEPIDPVRYITNRSSGKMGYSIAERAHKRGAEVLLITGPTGLPAVDGIKTINIKTCEEMLEQVRHNFEWADAVIMAAAVADYRPEYVSEQKIKKDDDAIMLKLVKNPDILEQLGKIKGNKKLVGFAAETEALYENAKKKIDKKNLDMIVANDVTEKGAGFEVDTNIISIIDRDGKVTKYPLMSKMQVADAILDRMLDILK; this is translated from the coding sequence ATGATTGGTGTAGATGTTTTAAACAATAAAAATATTGTACTGGGCGTAACAGGTAGCATAGCTGCTTATAAAGCAGCTGATATTGTCAGCAGGTTAAAAAAATTAAAGGCTAATGTTAATGTCATTATGACAGAAAGCGCTACGAAATTTATCAGCCCCTTGACATTGCAGATCCTCTCATCAAATTATGTCGCTGTTGGTATGTTTGATGAGGTGAAATCATGGGAGATCGAACATATTTCACTGGCTACGAAAGCCGATATTTTTGTTATAGCTCCAGCCACAGCAAATATAATTGGAAAAATTGCCAATGGCATAGCTGATGATCTGTTGACAACCACCGTTATGGCTACAAAAGCCCCTGTTTTAATTGCACCTGCAATGAATGTGAATATGTATGAGAATAAGATTACTCAAGAGAATATCAACAAATTAAAGTCTCTTGGATACAAATTTATAGAACCAGCTACAGGGATTTTGGCCTGTGGGGTATATGGGAAAGGAAAGCTGGCAGATGTGGATGATATAATTAGTGGTATTGTAGAAACATTATCTGTGACTCAGCATAAAGACCTGGCCGGCGTCCATTTGATAGTTACTGCAGGTCCTACTCAGGAACCCATTGATCCTGTAAGATATATAACTAATCGGTCATCAGGCAAGATGGGCTATTCTATAGCTGAAAGAGCACATAAGAGGGGCGCTGAAGTTTTGCTTATTACAGGGCCCACAGGCCTACCGGCTGTGGATGGGATAAAGACCATAAATATAAAGACGTGCGAAGAGATGCTTGAACAGGTGAGGCATAATTTCGAATGGGCAGATGCAGTTATTATGGCTGCAGCAGTTGCGGATTACAGACCGGAATATGTTTCAGAACAAAAGATTAAAAAAGATGATGATGCCATCATGTTGAAACTTGTTAAGAATCCAGACATTCTGGAACAGCTTGGTAAGATAAAAGGGAATAAAAAACTTGTGGGTTTTGCTGCAGAGACAGAAGCTCTCTATGAGAATGCTAAGAAAAAGATAGACAAAAAAAATCTGGATATGATAGTTGCAAATGATGTAACAGAAAAAGGTGCTGGTTTTGAGGTTGATACTAACATAATAAGCATAATTGACCGCGATGGCAAAGTCACAAAGTATCCGCTCATGAGCAAGATGCAGGTTGCGGATGCCATTTTAGACAGAATGTTGGACATATTAAAATAA
- the rpoZ gene encoding DNA-directed RNA polymerase subunit omega encodes MIYPAINDLLERVDSRYTLSTLVAKRARQLVDGAPKFVDIDSTNPVTIATYEVYEGKITYERQKYGIK; translated from the coding sequence ATGATTTATCCTGCGATTAATGATTTATTAGAGAGGGTTGACAGCAGATATACACTGTCTACACTTGTGGCTAAGCGCGCTAGACAGTTGGTAGATGGAGCACCAAAGTTTGTTGATATAGATTCTACCAATCCTGTAACTATTGCAACCTATGAGGTTTACGAAGGTAAAATTACTTATGAAAGGCAGAAGTATGGTATAAAATGA